A region from the Alnus glutinosa chromosome 5, dhAlnGlut1.1, whole genome shotgun sequence genome encodes:
- the LOC133868980 gene encoding uncharacterized protein LOC133868980, with the protein MILMESNSDEELEIIANLAMEEEISASHGRSKKRRTFIRRDRLQAGADLFRDYFAEPPIYPHKYFRRRFRMSRDLFCRIQFVVEAHDPYFVQRRDGAQKLGFTSIQKITAALRMLAYGVTADFMDEYLKIGEATVLKSLKRFVQAVISIFSEKYLRSPNNEDIARLLAEGKNRGFPGMSFIFSDLAQGRTPPVNYTVNGHNYNMGYYLADGIYPQWATFVKTISSPQGNKRKHFATAQESARKDVERAFGVLQARFAIVRGPARFWKLETLKDIMMACVILHNMIVEDERTNNGEEDFEYEQLNEPLEPVTLGATNDFNEFIQRHHSIRDRETHSQLQLDLVEHLWQLHSEA; encoded by the exons atgatTCTTATGGAGTCAAACTCTGATGAAGAGTTAGAGATAATTGCAAATCTTGCAATGGAAGAAGAAATATCAGCATCACATGGTCGTTCTAAAAAACGTCGCACATTCATCCGGCGTGATCGCTTACAAGCCGGGGCAGATCTTTTTCGTGACTATTTTGCTGAACCACCAATATATCCTCACAAATATTTTCGAAGGAGATTTCGAATGAGTCGTGATCTTTTTTGCCGTATTCAATTTGTGGTTGAAGCCCATGATCCGTATTTTGTCCAAAGAAGAGATGGTGCCCAAAAGCTTGGATTTACTTCCATTCAGAAAATTACAGCCGCACTTAGGATGCTTGCATATGGTGTTACAGCTGACTTTATGGATGAATACTTGAAGATTGGAGAAGCCACTGTCCTTAAGAGTCttaaaaggtttgttcaagcggtgatttcaattttttcagaaaaatactTAAGGTCACCCAACAATGAAGACATCGCTAGATTGTTAGCTGAAGGCAAAAACCGTGGATTTCCAGGCAT GTCATTTATATTTTCTGATCTCGCTCAAGGACGTACTCCTCCTGTTAACTACACTGTTAATGGTCATAACTATAATATGGGATACTACCTCGCTGATGGCATATATCCACAGTGGGCAACATTTGTAAAAACAATTTCATCTCCAcaaggaaataagagaaaacacttTGCTACAGCCCAAGAGTCGGCGAGGAAAGATGTAGAGCGGGCGTTTGGAGTACTTCAAGCACGATTTGCAATAGTACGTGGACCTGCACGATTTTGGAAACTTGAAACACTTAAAGATATAATGATGGCATGTGTAATTCTACATAATATGATCGTTGAAGATGAGCGAACTAATAATGGAGAAGAAGACTTTGAGTATGAACAACTCAATGAACCACTTGAACCAGTGACACTTGGGGCTACAAATGATTTTAATGAGTTCATTCAACGCCATCATTCCATTAGAGACAGGGAAACTCATTCTCAACTCCAGTTGGATCTTGTTGAGCACTTATGGCAACTACATAGTGAGGCATAG
- the LOC133868981 gene encoding glutathione S-transferase T3-like, with the protein MDSQTPQSGYYTNLITEDDLEFKCTNEISEQQQASPEVEVEPTIKKSCRGSNFTIIDDNLLVEAWLYVSMDAVQGNQQKHKIYWKRICDYFNEHKTHGANRNQTSLMNRWSTIQLAVNKFCGFLAQIEKRSQSGLTEQDKIGQARLMYLDIQKSPFHFEHAWLILRFHPKWAAHMDNVKLKKKLAVINLGDEEASPKGFEVERPIGRKAEKEKRKSKEKSNPSVIAILSDMNEDKKKKIKLLEEAREQDKAKFILKQEEVRLKEDELRLREKTFRFKKRER; encoded by the exons ATGGATTCACAAACTCCTCAATCTGGTTACTACACTAATCTTATAACTGAAGATGATCTTGAGTTTAAATGCACAAATGAAATTAGTGAACAGCAACAGGCTTCGCCCGAAGTTGAGGTTGAACCTACTATTAAGAAATCGTGCCGGGGTAGCAACTTCACCATTATCGATGACAATTTGCTTGTGGAGGCATGGCTTTATGTTTCTATGGATGCCGTTCAAGGAAATCAACAAAAACATAAGATTTATTGGAAAAGAATTTGTGACTACTTTAACGAACACAAGACACATGGAGCCAACCGTAATCAGACATCTCTAATGAATCGATGGTCAACGATTCAACTTGCAGTAAATAAGTTTTGTGGCTTCTTAGCCCAAATTGAAAAGAGGTCACAAAGTGGCTTGACTGAGCAAGACAAG ATTGGCCAGGCAAGACTAATGTATTTAGATATTCAAAAATCACCCTTTCACTTTGAACATGCTTGGCTTATTTTGAGATTTCATCCAAAATGGGCGGCTCATATGGACAATgtaaaactgaagaaaaaattaGCTGTGATAAATCTAGGTGATGAGGAAGCTTCTCCCAAAGGTTTTGAAGTCGAGCGACCAATAGGCCGAAAAGCCGAAAAGGAGAAACGGAAGAGCAAAGAAAAATCGAATCCAAGTGTTATTGCGATACTAAGTGACATGAAtgaagacaagaagaagaaaataaaattgttggaGGAAGCACGTGAGCAAGACAAAGCGAAGTTTATTCTTAAGCAAGAAGAAGTGCGCCTTAAAGAGGATGAATTGCGTCTTAGAGAAAAAACGTTTCGGttcaaaaagagagagagataa